The Fusarium keratoplasticum isolate Fu6.1 chromosome 4, whole genome shotgun sequence genome contains the following window.
GTTTGTCTCGTCTCTCGTTAACTGCGTGACTTCATAATGCGTCCTAGCATTGCGGCTTCTTTGGCCtttggcctcctcggtgCTGACTTGGCGGCTGGTAGTGTGTGCATGCCTCGGCTGTGTGAGTTTGATAGTCGCAAACAGAAAATAGAGCGTCCAACtgaccttggcagcatcTTCGGTCACTGACACGTCCTTGACTACCTCTTCCGAGACAACATACACATCTTTGTCAGCGTCGTCCACAGCGACCGAATCCTTGAGCACATCCACGAGCATCTCTGTGGAGTCTTCGGAAACTGCCCAGTCGACTAGCGAGACCTCATCTTTGGCAACCTTGTCGACCTCTGTGACAACCTCGGCCGAATCTGTTAGCACAAGCTCCTCTGAGGTCGTGTCAGAGAGCGCCACGACTTTGGTGACCAGGACCACTACAGCCGAGTCCGCCAGCACCAGATCCTCCGAGGTTGCATCTGAAAGCTCGTCAGCTACGGCCGAGTCCACTACCGCGTCTACCACCATCGAGTCTTCCACGGTTCAGACAACTACGACCGACTCCTCAGCCACCGAGTCGTCCACCATAGTCGAGTCCTCTACCACAACCGACTCTTCCACAGCCCTGACAACCACGACTGAGCCTACCACGACTGACTCCCCAACTACAGAGTCGTCTACGGTTTCATCCACTTCATCCGCTCCCTTTGTCAACCCCACCTTCTACTTCCAAGTGAACGGGGGGAATCTCGACGACGAACTTGTTAAAAACACACCTGACAGGTTCTATTATGAGTCGAGACTCCAGCCCATCGACACCAGATTTGTGCCCACTCCCGCCTATGTCGAGGAGGGCACCGGCCGCCTGAGGACTCTCTTCAACGACTACTATCTATGCATAAGAGGAGTGTATAGCACACAGGCCGGAGCCCTCCTGCCTGCCCAGGTCCAGCTGTGCAACACCCGGGCCATTGCCCAGGCTGATGCCAACAGATACCAGTACCTGACCTGCCGGTTGACAGGCAGCAATGGAATCTCTTGCAGCGCTCAAGGCGTCAGTTGTCTTACATGGAGTGGTGAACGAAGTGATGGCTTTCGATGCGACGTGGCGCCGGATGCCTCTTTTACCCAATTCTCCATCTACCCTATAGACGGGACACGAGGCTATATTTTGTATCTTGGGCCTGAGGGTACGTTTTCTGGGTATGAGACGGTCGAGTTTAAGAGGAAAGTTGTTGAGCAATCATAACCGGAGAGGCCATTCGTAAGGCACTGCGATGGAATGAACACGCCCTGGAATGCCTGCGTGTTTGATAGACAAGTCAATTTCACTCCATGGATTGCACCCTTTTAACCACTTTCTTTATGCGCGccttatattttaatacgAACTAGCTTTACAAGAAGCTTACCACATGCTCCCTTCTGGCTCACCTCAACTTCTCCAGCAGCTCATGCAAGCCTCGACCGCACCAACGGCTACTGAATGCTCAATGTGTCTCCCCAGCCCTGGTTTCTCACTCATAGCCAGCAAGTATAAATGGGCCAGGTCCTGTTAGCTATATTTAGAGCACTGATGTAGTACTATTCCACGCTTGAGTTAGAACTATCTAAATACCTATATCTCACCCCCTCGAAGGTCCTATTCGAGGACACAAGTCCGCACTCGGTCACAGTCCCGGGCAGCTCCAGTGTACTATTCTTCTATGGGATGATGAAGTTTCTGGTAATGACAAGTCTTTTTGCTCTACAGTCGTGATGTCCGCGCCTTGATAGTTGTTTCCTGCCCATGAATCTCCAATGCGCGAACCTGGTATACCTGACCATCAAATACTGCGGTTCCGCCGACCCTCCACTTCTCTTCTTCGGGTGGAGAAATGACGCCCATGCTTGAATGTGACGGAAGCTTCAGGTCACCTGATAGATACGCTCTCTTCCACCGCAGCCGACCTTGGACGTTGGTCAACTCCTCCTTTAGAACGCTGAACACGCCCTGCTTATTCTGGCGCATAGCAAGGTAGATGCCACCATACTGGCCGAGGAAGACATCATCGCCACCTAATTGTCCTTGGAGGATCCAGCCGCGGTTCATTCCATGCCTGGGTTGGAGCTCTCGCCAAACTTCTTCGTAAGGCGTGATTTGGTTTCCCTTTTCAGCACAGGGCATAGATCCggtctcgaggtcgtcgcCATTTGGGAGTGGCTGAAACTTTCCTTCATCTGGGTCAAAGGAGAGTCTGGAGTCGATTGTATGGCTCCATCTGCAGTGGACTGGCCGTTGTTAGAGAGGCCTGCTAATTGGGACGGCTTGCGACCTACGAGGGTCCCGTGATAGGATCTCCCTGGTTCCAGCAAATGCCCAGTCGATGGACTGATCTGCTTTGGTGATGCGCAGGTCCATGAAATAATCGCCGACACTTAGCACCACGGTATCGGTGGGCTCGGAGGGAGCATCGTCGGCCCATCGAATGGAGATTCTCGTAGAGAGTCGGAGAGTCATGTTTGCGAGTTTTTGCTGTTTGGCATGGTCTTGACTGAATGTCAATGGCTATTCCTGGGCTTATATCCGTGATCGTTGTGCCCCATCTCTTACAACTTCTtaaaaaggactagactcAATAACGATGATCTCGCATTAGCGTCAAAGGTTCCGCGCCATGCCTGACAAATACAACATTTTAGTTAGCGAGACGGCCAAGGAGCTATAGTCCAAGCATGGCCGGCGGCCAATTGATCATCTTTTGAGATTGCAGATGAAATAAATCAGGATGGTGGATTAGGGAATCAATCTTGCAATCCAGTATCTACCTCTCATACAAACAAAATTGCTCAATGCGTTGCCGGTATCCATACTTTCCAACACCGCCTCTTCTCAAACTGAGCAAACCCAGAATACGTACAGGTATAGATCAGAAGGATGAAGATAAATGTGAAGGGTGAATAGTGCGATTTTCATCAATGTTAAGTATCTTGCAGGCTAATTTCCTGCCATCTAGCAACACCTACTACTACAGTCACAAACATAGCCCCGTGATGGATCCATGATAACCGTATTCCTACTGTCAACCAAGCAAACGTCCTACCACATCTTGTCCCAAAGGCGACGCGGAAGGCTCTTCGGTTCTTCAATGCCCTTGTTGTCCCAATGTGCCAACTCCCTGTCCACGGCTTCCTTACCACTCCAAAGATCAGCCTCCCTCGCCTTGACCATCTTTGTTCTCTTGAAGACCTTGTAAGATACGTAAACAATCAACATGTACACGATGCCAAAGTACCTGGTGATGAAACCTGATGTAGAGAAGGGGCTGAAAacatcaaagccaaggaagatgaggacgacgcAGCCAAAAGCGGCCCCGATGTAGGCCCCGTACGGCATGAAGGGAGCTTTCCAGGCGAGAGTGTCGCGGTTAATGCCTTGAGCCTTCAGGGCCCTGTACCAGCCGATGTAGGTAATGAGCATGGCTGTATAAGAAAGTACAAAGGCGCAGGTAGACAGACCGACGAACCAGCCAAAGACAGTCGCGCCGTCATTGGTTGCAACAAGGAAAGTTATGCACGAGATCAAGCTGACGGCGCCCACACAGTAGATAGGGTTGCCTGCCTTGGTGCACCTGAGGAAGATCTTGGGGGCGTGCCCGTCCATGGCCAGCGAGTACAAGGTTCGAGATGACGAGTACAACATGGCGTTGCCGCAACTCCAGCCGCTTATGACAATGAGTGCATTGATGAGGCTGGCCAGACCCTTGATGCCTAGGTTCTCGATGCCGATTACCCACGGGCTTGCAGCAGAGCCCACGTTGCCACCACTCAAAGCGGACAGGAGCTTTGGATCCTGGCTGTTGCAGATGATGCCGACGCCCAACGTTCCCAAGACgtagaagaagaagatgcgGAACCAGGTAGCTTTGGCACAGCGGGGGACATTGCGACGAGGGTCCTTCATCTCGCCTGCGCTCAAAGCAATGAAATCTGGTCCAGCGATGGAGAAAGCAGCCAGCACCATGACGCTCCAGAAGCCGAGGAAGCGGCCTGTAGTTCCTTCGGTCATGTACTCGTGCATGGCCCCTCCTTCTGACCAGTTGTGGAAGCCGTAAGCCCAGCCCATGGGGTTTCCGCCGCACATTGTGACGAgtgtgaggagaagaaggccgaggaggaggaggatctttGTGCCGCCGAAAATGAACTCGGACTCGCCGTACCACCTGTAATTTGTCATGTCAGTAGGTGGAATGAGTATTTGATGGGGGTTCTGCCGTACTTCACTGCGAATAGGTTGAGAAAGACGCAAACTACCAGAGCCATGGCGACCCAAGCGGCATTGTTGACGTTGAGCTCCCAGTAACCCATGACGGTAACAAC
Protein-coding sequences here:
- a CDS encoding Protein HRI1, which translates into the protein MTLRLSTRISIRWADDAPSEPTDTVVLSVGDYFMDLRITKADQSIDWAFAGTREILSRDPLHCRWSHTIDSRLSFDPDEGKFQPLPNGDDLETGSMPCAEKGNQITPYEEVWRELQPRHGMNRGWILQGQLGGDDVFLGQYGGIYLAMRQNKQGVFSVLKEELTNVQGRLRWKRAYLSGDLKLPSHSSMGVISPPEEEKWRVGGTAVFDGQVYQVRALEIHGQETTIKARTSRL
- a CDS encoding AA-permease domain-containing protein, which translates into the protein MVDLPQASGNKHSFPHLWSLPRRSIRFLLPFFISFETMGSSMEAKPSGDPLQLCRETSAAEGIVDTADRSDIYTKYGSTKRGLSNRHLQIMVIASSIGTGLFVGIGSALRTAGPLSLLLGFLIYPTIFILPCSLGVAEMVAHLPIRGNIYEFASRYVDPAFGFALGWTYFYGSAMLFCTELSAVVTVMGYWELNVNNAAWVAMALVVCVFLNLFAVKWYGESEFIFGGTKILLLLGLLLLTLVTMCGGNPMGWAYGFHNWSEGGAMHEYMTEGTTGRFLGFWSVMVLAAFSIAGPDFIALSAGEMKDPRRNVPRCAKATWFRIFFFYVLGTLGVGIICNSQDPKLLSALSGGNVGSAASPWVIGIENLGIKGLASLINALIVISGWSCGNAMLYSSSRTLYSLAMDGHAPKIFLRCTKAGNPIYCVGAVSLISCITFLVATNDGATVFGWFVGLSTCAFVLSYTAMLITYIGWYRALKAQGINRDTLAWKAPFMPYGAYIGAAFGCVVLIFLGFDVFSPFSTSGFITRYFGIVYMLIVYVSYKVFKRTKMVKAREADLWSGKEAVDRELAHWDNKGIEEPKSLPRRLWDKMW